From Sardina pilchardus chromosome 9, fSarPil1.1, whole genome shotgun sequence, a single genomic window includes:
- the mtmr14 gene encoding myotubularin-related protein 14 isoform X2, with the protein MMAASPSVAGCLSASGISGRKSEEIADLIDLFSKMQYRAKEITPGVERIEKRCLELFGRDYKYSIIHNTNGDVCGHYPRQIVFLEYECTDPNKDRFETSVQITKLQDLVNRSKMARCRGRFVCPVILYNGKHVCRSSTLAGWGELYGRTGYNYIFSGGTDDTWAESEEVPEDEGARNGDSQLFDKVRGSDIKLLRYLSVRYICDLMVENKKVKFGLNVTSSEKVDKAQRYADFTLLSVPYPGCEFFKEYKDRDYTAEGLVFNWNQDFVDAPLTIPACFTKNLNIDWRAYQSWDLVEQTQNYLKLLLHIINSDDESGLLVHCISGWDRTPLFVSLLRLSLWADGAVHATLEPSEILYLTIAYDWFLFGHMLPDRLSKGEEIFFFCFNFLKHIVSEKFSAVRKQRRKNSHFKDTDFTVDDLCQLKSRDRGSATSLSSDFSLITEDSPAAAAAAAPGSSLTNEAVDVFYTAPPSSGRRAMMSSPQTVVWNRPHPLEERLPHPLSEGKSSSSSSSNQSEQGFTRTGSSPLAVPGRSEYVPERQARLEAVREVFLAAYSSTVGLKSTAPSPSGAISGLLEQFARGVGLRGTNSIV; encoded by the exons ATGATGGCCGCCTCTCCATCGGTCGCTGGTTGCCTGAGCGCATCAGGTATCAGCGGCCGTAAGAGCGAGGAGATAGCAGATCTGATCGATTTGTTCTCGAAGATGCAATACAGAGCCAAGGAAATCACTCCCGGG GTGGAAAGGATAGAGAAGCGCTGTCTGGAGCTGTTTGGCAGAGACTACAAGTACAGCATCATCCACAACACCAACGGTGATGTTTGCGGGCACTATCCCCGACAGATAGTATTTCTGGAGTACGAGTGCACCGACCCTAATAAAGACAG GTTTGAAACCTCTGTTCAGATTACCAAGCTGCAGGATTTGGTGAACCGCAGTAAGATGGCTCGCTGCAGAGGGAGGTTCGTGTGCCCAGTCATCCTGTACAATGGCAAG CATGTGTGTCGCTCGTCCACTTTGGCTGGCTGGGGGGAGTTGTATGGACGCACCGGCTACAACTACATCTTCTCAG GTGGCACTGATGACACGTGGGCGGAGTCTGAGGAGGTGCCAGAGGACGAGGGTGCAAG gAATGGGGACTCCCAGCTCTTTGACAAAGTGCGCGGCTCGGACATCAAGCTGCTGCGCTACCTCTCGGTGCGCTACATCTGCGACCTGATGGTGGAGAATAAGAAGGTCAAGTTTGGCCTCAA CGTCACCTCCTCTGAGAAGGTGGATAAAGCCCAGCGCTATGCAGACTTTACCCTGCTCTCCGTGCCTTATCCAg GATGTGAGTTCTTTAAGGAGTACAAAGATCGGGATTACACTGCGGAGGGGCTGGTGTTCAACTGGAACCAG GACTTTGTGGATGCTCCTTTGACAATCCCTGCTTGCTTTACCAAGAATCTGAATATTGATTGGAGGGCATATCAG TCATGGGATCTAGTTGAACAGACTCAGAACTACCTGAAGCTGCTTCTTCATATCATAAACAGTGATG ATGAGAGTGGTCTGCTGGTGCACTGCATATCCGGATGGGACCGGACGCCTCTCTTCGTGTCCCTCCTGCGCCTCTCCCTCTGGGCG GACGGGGCTGTACACGCCACTCTGGAGCCCAGCGAGATCCTGTATCTGACCATCGCCTACGACTGGTTCCTCTTCGG TCACATGCTGCCTGATCGTCTCTCTAAAGGGGAGGAG attttctttttttgcttcaATTTTTTGAAGCACATTGTCTCTGAGAAGTTCTCGGCTGTAAGAAAACAGAG AAGGAAAAACTCTCACTTCAAAGACACTGATTTCACAGTGGACGACCTCTGCCAACTCA AGTCCAGAGATCGGGGCAGTGCCACCAGCCTCAGCAGTGATTTCTCCCTCATCACGGAGGACTCGCCGGCCGCTGCGGCCGCTGCTGCCCCGGGCTCCAGTCTGACCAACGAGGCCGTGGACGTATTCTACACTGCTCCGCCCAGCAGCGG GAGGAGAGCCATGATGTCGTCACCTCAGACGGTGGTCTGGAACCGCCCGCACCCGCTAGAGGAGCGGCTACCTCATCCACTCTCGGAGGGCaagtcctccagctcctcctcctccaaccaaTCAGAACAGGGCTTCACTCGCACCGGGAGCAGCCCATTGGCTGTGCCAGGAAGAAG